GAACGCTGGCGGAGATCGGCCTGAATAAACTCACCCCTGATGACATGGGAAGAATCCTTGCCGCCCGGGACCGGTCCCTGGCCGGCGCTACCGCCCCTCCCCAGGGGTTGTTTCTGATGAACGTGGAATATCCGGATCAATCCGTGCCGTAGATGTCCGGCCGGCGGTTGGGAAGGAAATAGCGCATGCGGTGATCGCGGACGTTGGCAAGGTCGGCGGCCGGAAGGTCGACCACCAGCATCTGGTCCGGCCCCAGCAGACTGTCCATTATCTTTCCGTCCGGCCCGATGACCAGGGCCACCCCCTGGAACGCCAGCCCGACGCCATTGTCGCCCGACTGGTTGCAGGCCGCCACGAACAGACCGTTGTCATAGGCCCGGGCCGTGAGATGACGCATCCAGGAGTCAAACTTCTCCTGGGAGGTGGCGCCCCGCGGGGAAGCATGGGGGAAAAAAATCGCGTCGGCGCCCATCAAGGCCATGCGGGTGGATAATTCCGGGAAATGGGCGTCATAACAGAGTTGAATGCCGAACCGGAACCGCTGGTCCCCGAAAAGCGGAACCGAATTGCCGGGCACAAAGGAAAAAGTTTCCGGCGGCGCGATATGCAGCTTGTCGTAAATTTCGATGCCGCCGTGGGCAAAGGCCGTCACATGGCAGGGCAGAAGCAGATCGCTGGTTTTATCCTGCCGGACGGTGCCGGCCAGAACCGTCATGTTCTCCCGTTGGGCCAGGCCGGACAGTTCAGCGGTGATATCCGGAAAATGTTCCGCCACTTTGCGGTAGTCGCCGAAACGGAGTCCATACCCGGAAATATTCAACTCCGGAAAGCAGACCATGGCCGCTCCGGCGGATTTGGCCTGAAGGGTCCAGGAAACGGTGTTGTCAAGATTGCGGCGGAAGTCACCGGCCGGACAGCGGCAGGTGACCATCGCCACGCGCATGTCTTTCATAACATACCCCAGCCGTCAAAGGACGAACTCCGCCTTGATCTTAAACACCCTGGTGGCGGGAAGGCTCATGATCTCGGCCACCCCGGTCCGGCGCCGGATCTCCGCCAGGCTCTCTTCGATCCGGTCCATGGAAGGCGCGATAAACGTGAACCAGACGTTAACGTCGTCATCCCGGACATAATTGTGAGTGACCCCGGAATAGGTATTGACCGCTTCGGCAAAGGCATCCAGCTTTTCCGCCGGCACCCGGGCCGCGCACAGGGTGCTGACATACCCGAGCTTGTCCGGGGCAAAATTCCCGCCGATCCGCCGGATGATGCCGGCGTCCTTTAACACCCTCACCCGGGTCAGCACCTCCTCTTCGGTTATCCCCAAATCCCCGGCAATCTTTTTAAACGGCTCTTTGTCTATCGGGAAATCCGACTGGATCGAATTTATAATCCGCTTGTCGACGGCGTCAAGCTCCATTATCCCCCCAAAACAAAAAAGCCCTGATCCTATCAGGGCTTTTTTATCAATCAATAACCAAAAAACAACGAGCGGTTACACGCAACCGGTCGGCTTGGGCAGTCCGGCCATTTTGCAGGCTCCCTTGCCCGGTCCTGAGGGGAACAGCTCATAGATGTGTTTCAGTTTGAAACCGGTGAGCTTGGAAAGAATACGGACCATGGGAGCGATGCCGTTTTTCTCGTAATAGTCCTGAAGGATCTTGATGACCTGACGATGTTCCTCGTTCAGTTCCTCAATGCCTTCTTCCTTCTTTACCCACTGAACCCATTCTTCACAGAATTCTTTATAGGATTCAATAAAACCGTCTTCATCCACGTTAAATGTCTTGCCCTGGAATTCAATTGTTGCCATTTGAGTCAACCTCCTTTATGGTTTCTTATATGCCCGTTCCGATCTCTCTCGATCCCTGATTCTTCTTTATCTTCGAATCGTTATGACAATCTTTCTTTTTCAAATTTTTTACAATAACGTCCGTTTTCCGGCTTGTCAAGCTATTTATCATCAACCGGATATCTTACTGAAAAAGCTAATATTCTTTCGGGGTCCGGTTCAACTCGGACAGCGTAAACACCGGCCCGTCCTTGCATACCAGTTCTTTGCCGATATTGCACCGGCCGCACATGCCGATCCCGCATTTCATCCGGTTTTCCAGGGACATGATGATATTGTCATGACCGTATCCCAGCTTTTCTAAAACCGGCAGGGTGAATTTGATCATGACCGGTGGACCGCAGATAATGGCGTAGCTGTCCGGGCCGCCCTTGGGAGCGAACTCCTCGACCACCGGCGGCACGAAACCGACATGGTATTTCCAGCTCGGATCCTTGGTGCCGTCCACCGTAATGTGCATGTTGATATCGTTCCGTTTCTCCCACTCGGCCAGTTCGTCAAGATACAGGAGCATGCCCGGGGTGCGGGCGCCGTAGACCACGTCTATATTACCGTAATTCTTGCGGTTGGCCGGATCGAGCATGTAAACGATGGACGAGCGCAGCGTGGTAAAGGCAAAACCGCCGCCGACGATCAGGACGTTTTTCCCCTGCAGCATCTTCCAGGGATAGCTGTTCCCCAGGGGCCCGCGGATGCCCATGACATCTCCCACGCGCATGTTGTGCAGGTGGGTCGTCACCACGCCGGCCCGGTTGACCGTGAACTTCACAAACCCTTTTTCCACCGGAGAAGAAGCGATGCCGATGGGAATTTCGCCCTTGCCGGTGACCGACAGCTCGGCGAACTGGCCCGCCTGGTAGGCGAACTTGTCCTCGTCCGCGGGATCGATGAAAACGAATTTGAACGTCTTTAAGCTGCGGTCTTCGGTCTCTGTTTTTATATCATCAATGCGAACCGGATAAGGCAGATATGGATTGCGCATACTTACTCCTCTTGTCATGACGCCTTGCATGACGGCTGATTGGAAGCTTCATAGCTGTTCATCATTTTACAGACCGCGCGGATGTCGATGTTGACCGGGCACTTGCGAACGCAGCGGCCGCAACCGGTACACATGACACCCGCCTGATATTTATCCAGAAAATATTTGAGTTTGTGCATAAACCGCTGACGGACCCGCTGAATCTTCTCACCCCGGGGGTTGTGACCGGTGGTATGCACCGTGAACAGGGGGAACATGCAACTGTCCCAGTTGCGCATCCGCACGCCCTTTTTCCGGTGATTCTCGTCCTGGATGTCAAAGCACCAGCAGGTGGGGCAGAGGAAGGTGCAGGTACCGCAATTAATACAGGAAAACCCGAGGGATGACCAGAACGGCGCATTATACAGATCCAGGAGTGATTTCTCCGCCAGTTTGTCCGTGGGGACGGCGGTGGTGATCTTCTCCGCGGCGGCTTTCCCCGCCGCCGCCAGATCGTCGGCCGCTCCGGCCGGGGCATCCCATCCGCCGGTTTTCAGGAATTCGTCACCCTTGGGGGTCAGGGATTTGGCCAGCAGAAAATCCCCGCGGTCAGCCAGGAGCATGTCCAGCCCGGTTTCATCATAGGGACCGCCGCCGACCGAAGAGCAGAAGCAGGTCGGGCAGGGATTGTCACAGGCCAGGCCCACGAAGGTAGTCGCCTCATACCGCTTGAGCCAGTAAGGGTCCTGATAATCGGGCGTGTCAAAGTTCAGCTTCACCAGGGTCATGGCCCGGGCATCGCAGGGCCGTATGCCCACCACCGCCGTGGGCATCGGTTCCCCCGCGGGCGATTTCATGATATTGCAATCCGGATCGGCCGGATCGAGGGTGTATTCGAACAGGGTCTCGGTCTGCGGGAACGTCACCGCCTTGGGAGAAAGCCGCGTATTGGAAAAGTTCAGCTCCGGCGTTTCGCCTTTTTCCAGTTGACGGAAGTCACAGACGCCGTCCTGGATTTGAGGAGCGATCACGCGGTACTTATCCGCCACGCGGGCAAACTCATCGCGCCATTTCTGTTTGTCTATCTTGATTGTTTTCGCCATGGGGTCCTCTATACCTATTTGATAAAATCTCCGGGATCATTGGATGAAAAACCGTCCAGCGCGGGACGCTTATCGGTGGTCATGCCGGATTCCCAGTTGAACAGTTCCAGGCAGTCCTTTTCCAGCTTCTTGGTCAGCAGCCGGACATTGATGTTCATGGGACAGGCCCGGACGCAGGCGCCGCAGTCCACGCATCTTCCGGCGCAGTGATAGGCCCTCAGAAAATGGAAGGTACGGACATCGATTTCGTCCTGGCCCTTGCCCACCCACTGAGGTTTGGCCTCATCCACGAAACAGGTCGGGCAATAGCACAGGGGACAGGCATTGCGGCAGGCATAACAGCGTATACAGGAAGAAAAAATATCTTCAAAAAAGTTCCATCTTTCCTCGGAAGACATCTTTTCCACGGCTTCGACCATCTCATAACGGACGGCGCCGTCCTGTTCCTTGACGGGCTCGCCGACCAGCTCGTCATGGACGACGGGATTGCGATGAACGCAGACCGCGCAGGTCGTGTCCGCCACGGTCGCCCGGTCGATCTTCTTCTCCCCGCCGCTTCCCCTGACCAGCAACGTATCTCCCTGGTCCGCCACCTCTGTAATCACGCCATCGTAAAGGGCTTCCACCTTCTTCCGGTCGACCATTCCCGTGCAGGGCACGCCGATCACCACCAGTTGCTCGCGGGTGATTTTGTTCTCCACGATATGGTTGAGCACGCTTCTCGATTCGCAGCCCCTGGCCACAATCCCGATCTTCTCCTTCCGATCCGTCAGATAATTGGCCAGATTGGCGCCGCAGAAACCGTCATAATGAAGCGTCTCCGCCTCCTCCGGGGTCCGGGCGCAAAAGGGGACGGATGTCATCGGCAGGGTACCGCCGGTAAACCCGACCACCATGTCGACGCGCTTTTCGGCAAGGAGCTTTTTCGCGATCTCTCTTATTTTTTCAGTATATGACTGCATATCACGTTCCCTTGATCTCTTTCTTGGCGTAACGCGTGTTCGGGCCGACTTTCTTGACCTCCGCGGTCACTTCCTCGACCACCCTCACGAACTTGGTGGATTCCGCCGACGATATCCATGAGAAATGGAGCCGGCCGGGTTCGACCCCCATGTATTCCATCAGGTTCTTGAACAGCGCAAACTTTCTTCTCGCGTAATAATTACCTTCCAGGTAATGGCATTCACCCGGATGTCACCCCGACACCCAGACGGCGTCGGCACCTTCCCGCAAAGCGGCCAGGGCGAACTTGGGGCTCATGCGGCCGGTGCAGGGCAGCCGGACCACCCGGATATTGGGGGGATACTGCATCCTGCTGACGCCGGCCAGATCGGCCGCGCCGTAACTGCACCAGTTACACAGGAAGGCTACGATTTTCGGTTCCCAGTCAGCCATTTATGTCTCTCCGTTTATGTTAAAAAAATTGGTTTCTCTTCTATCATCACTAACCCGCCTCTTTCAAGGCGAAAATCTGAGCGAAAATCTGGTCGTTGTCAAACCCGTTTAAGGCAATGGCGCCGGAACGGCAGGAGGCGACGCAGAGTCCGCACCCCTTGCACAGCACCGGATTGATCTGGGCCTTGCCGGCAAAGAACCGGGCGTCGGCCGGAATAAACGACGGCGCCGAGTAGGGGCAGATGGAAACGCACACGCCGCAGGCGCTGCACACGGCCGGGTTGACTTCGGCCACGGTCCCCGAAGCGAAAACGACCTTCTGCGACAGCAGGGTCACCGCCCGCGAGGCCGCCGCCTTGCTCTGGGCAATGGATTCATCGATGGGTTTGGGATAATGGGCCAGGCCGCAGAGATAAACGCCGTCGGTGGCGAACTCCGATGGCCCCAGCTTGGCGTGTTTTTCAACGAACAATCCGTCGTCATTGAGGGGTACCTTGAAGAAGCCGGCCAGTTTCTCGTTGTCGCTGGGGACGATGGCGGTGGCCAGGGTCAACAGATCGGCCTCGATCTCGACCGGCAGCCCGAGAACATGATCGGTCACCCGGATACGGATCTTATCGTCCGCCGTTACCTGGGGTTTGTTTTCCAAGGAATAGCGGATGAAGATGACGCCGGCTTTCCGGGCTTCCTTATAAAGATATTCGCGCTCGCCGTAAGTACGGATATCCCGGTAGAGGATATAAACACCCATGTCCGGATTGAGCTTTTTCAGTTCCAGGGCGTTGTGGATGGAGTGGGTGCAGCAGACCCGGCTGCAGTAAGGCCGGTTGGGTTCCCGGGAACCGACGCACTGGATAAAAGCGGCCGTTCCGATCTTTTTCAGGGACGGATCGTGATCCATCAGTTTTTTATCCAGGCCGAAAGTGGAGACGATCCGATCGTCCCGGCCGAGGCCGTATTCTTCCGTCTGGAGGGGGGCGCCGCCCGTGGCCAGAATCGCCACGCCGTGCTTGATGGTCTCCTGGCCCTTGTCCGACGCCTCGATCATCGTTTCGAAGTTGCCGACAAAGCCGTTGACGTTGACGATCTTCGAATTCAGATGAACGTGGATTTTATCATCCCGCCTGACGTCGTCGATCATGGCCGCCAGGTTCTTCTGGATATCCTCATCCTGAATGGTTTTGTAAAGATTCAGCGCCTGGCCGCCGAGCCGGCCCTCCTTTTCCACCAGGTGGGTCTCATACCCCTGGCCGGACAGACTGCGGGCGGTGACCATGCCGGAGATGCCGCCGCCGACCACCAGGGCGACCGGGTTTACCTCCAGCTGGGCTTCCTTGAGGGGTTTCATCAGCGCCACCTTGCAAACCGCCATGCGGACCAGGTCCTTGGCCTTTTCGGTGGCCACCTGGGGATTGTTCTTGTGGACCCAGGAGTCATGATTACGGATATTGGTCATTTCAAACAGGTATTTGTTCAGACCGGCATCGAGCAGGGTTTCCTGGAACAGAGGCTCATGGGTCTTGGGCGTGCAGGCGGCCACGACAATGCGGTTCAGGTTCTTGTCCCGGATCAGATCCGCCAGGCCCGACTGCGCGTCCTGGCTGCACGAGTACATGTTATCCGTGGCAAACTCCACGTAGGGAAGTGTCGCCGCATAGGCCGCCACCGAGGGCACGTCGATCACGCCGCCGATATTGGAGCCGCACCGGCAGACAAACACGCCGATTCTCGGCCGGTCTCCCACCACGTTGGTCTGGGGGACCGACTCCTTGGATTTGGTCCGGGTGTTGCGGGCCGTGCTGAGAATTTCCCCGGCCGCGGCCGCGGCGGCACTGGAATCCACCACCGCCTGGGGAATATCCTTGGGCCCCTGGAAGGCGCCGCATACAAAAATGCCGGGTTTTGACGTGTCTACGGGGGTAAAGGTCGACGTTCTGGTGAAATTACCCGGGGTCAGTTCAATCCCCAGCCGCTCCGCCAGTTCCCGGGTCTCTTTAGAAATCTCCAGGCCGACGGACAGAACGATCATGTCGAACACTTCGTTTTTAATCTCGCCGTCATCGGTCACATAACGGACTTCCAGGTCATCGGATTCCGGAACCGTATTAACCGTATGCACCCGGCTGCGGACAAAGCGCACGCCGTCCGCCTGGGCCTTGTTGTAGTATCGTTCGAATTCCTTGCCATGGGTCCGCATGTCCATGAAGAAAATGGCGCAGTCCAGGTCGTAAGGCGCGTGTTCCTTGGCGATCATGGCCTCCTTGATGGCGTACATGCAGCATACCGAGGAGCAATAGGCATTATCACACTTGTTCATATCCCTGGAGCCGACGCACTGGAACCAGGCGATTTTTTTCGGCTCCTTATGGTCGGATATCCTGACCAGGTGGCCGCCCATGGGGCCGGAGGCGGAAAGAATGCGTTCAAACTCCATGGAGGTGACGACATTGGGGAGCTTGGCGTAATTATAGTTGTCAAACCGGGTCGGATCAAAAGGGGTGAACCCGGGCGCCAGGATAATGGAGCCCACGTCCAGTTCGACAATCTCATCCTGCATGGCATGATCGATGGCGTCCACGCCGCAGAACTCCTGGCACACCTGGCATCCGCCGGTCTTGAAATGCATGCACACATCCCGGTCGATGGCCGGCATGTTGGGAACGGCCTGGGCATAGGGCACATAGATCGGCTTGCGGCCCTTCAGGCCCATGTCGTATTCCGAAGGAATCAGCCGTGACGTCCGGGTGGATATCCGCTCCTTGATCTTGTCGATGGTGATATGGCCGGTGGGACAGACAAAAGCGCAGGCGCCGCAGGCCATGCAGATATCCGTCTGGACGTGAAAGGGCGTGTCCACCTTCATTTCGACCCCGCGGCCGGTCAGGCTGATGGCGCTGTTGCCCATCTTTTCGCACATACGCACGCACAGACCGCACAGGATGCAATCATCGTTCTCCAGTTTAAAACGCGGCTTTTCAATGCCGTACTGCCCGGCCAGTTTTTTCAGTATGGGGACCTCGGGACACCGGGCATAAAGCATTTCCACGATCAGCTTTCTGCCCTGATGAACGGATTCCGTGTCGGTCCGCACTTCCATGCCTTCCCAGACCGGATAGTTGCAGGCCGTGACGAACTTGGTCCGCCGACCGTCAAACAGTTCAACGGTACAAAGCCGGCACATCCCCGCCGGCGTCAGCGCCTTATGGTGACACATGGTCGGGATTTCCACCCCGTACTTTTCCGCCACCTGAAGTATATACTGACCTTCTTCCGCCTGGACTTCTTTGCCGTTCAGCTTAAACTTAATCATACCCGTAACCTTATAATATCCTTGTCCTGAATCGTGTCACTATCGAATGACAATAGCGTCAAACTTGCAGGCCTCGTAACAGATTCCGCACTTGATGCACTTGCTCTGATCAAGCTGGTGCGGTTTCTTTTTCTCGCCGGTAATCGCCGCCTGGGGGCATTTTTTGGCGCAGGTAGTGCATCCGGTGCAGGCGTCCGCGTCGATTTCATAATGGAACAGCGGCTTGCACACGCCGGCCGGACATTTTTTATCCCGGATATGGGCTTCATACTCATCCCGGAAATAATGAATCGTCGTCAGAACGGGGTTCGGCGCCGATGTCCCCAGTCCGCATAAGGAAAATTTCTGGACCATGGCCCCCAACTCCTCCAGCAGTTCGACATCGCCCTCTTTCCCGTTGCCGGCGCAGATGTCGGTCAGGATATTGAGCATCTGCTTGATGCCTTCCCGGCAGGGGTTGCATTGGCCGCAGGACTCTTCTTTGAGAAAATCCAGAAAATAGCGGGCCACGTCCACCATGCAGGTGTCCTGATCCATGACGATCATGCCGCCGGAGCCCATGATGGAGCCTATTTTAGTCAGCTCGTCAAAATCGACCCCCATGTCCAGGAACTGTTCCGGTATGCAACCGCCGGAAGGCCCACCGGTCTGAACCGCCTTGAACTTTTTCTTCTTGGGAATTCCGCCGCCGATATCGTAAAGAATCTTCCGCAATGAGGTACCCATGGGCACTTCAACCAGACCGGTGTTAACCACTTTTCCCACCAGAGAAAAAATCTTGGTGCCCTTGCTCTTGGCCGTACCGATGGAGGCGTACCAGTCAGCCCCCTTCTCGATGATAAGCGGAACATTGGCCCATGTCTCAACGTTATTCAGACAGGATGGGCTCTCTCTGAAGCCCTTCTCAACTGTATGCACGTATTTGGCCCTGGGCCTCCCCGGCTTGCCTTCCAGCGAAGCCATCAGGGCCGTTGATTCCCCGCATACAAAGGCGCCGCCACCGCGACTGATGGAAACATCGAAATCAAATCCCGAGCCCAGGATGTTCTTCCCGAGGAGGCCGAGTTCCCTGGCCTTCTCGATGGCAATGGTAAGGTTCGTTACCGCCAGCGGATATTCGTGCCGGACATAAACGTATCCCGCCGATGAGCCAATACCCTTTGCCCCGATGATCATGCCTTCCAGAACACTGTGCGGATTGCCTTCAAGAAGACTGCGGTCCATATAAGCACCGGGATCGCCTTCATCGGCATTACAAATTACATAACGATCGCCATGATGCTTGGCGCATGTTTTCCATTTAATACCGGTCGGGAACCCGCCGCCGCCCCGTCCCCGCAGCCCGGACTTGACGACTTCCTCAATGATCCCTTTTGGCTCAAAATCAAAAAGGGCTTTGGCCAGACCCCGGTAGCCTCCGGTCGCGATATAATCTTCAATACTGGTGGGGTCGATCATGCCGTTGTTGCCGAAAATCAACCGTTCCTGAAATTTATAGAAAGGGATATCATGCTCAATGGTAATCTTCTGCTTAGAGACCGGATCCTTATAAATCAGGGCATCAACCAGTTCCCCGTTTTTAATCGTTTTCTCGACAATGTCCGGGATATTCTCTTCCTTGACCTTGGGATAGAAGATGCCTTCCGGATGGATCACCACAATTGGTCCCTTCTCGCAGAACCCATGGCAACCGGAAAGTTTGATCTCAACCTCATCCTGCAAACCGGCCTTTGCGATCTCGTCGACAAAAGCTTTATGGACCTTTGCCGTTCCATAGGCCGCACATCCCGAACCAGCGCAAAGCGAAACCAGCTTTTTCTTACCGCTCTGTCTTTCACCTTGAAGCGAGCTTCTTAACTTCTCCAGTTCATCTCTGCTCTTTAACTTCGCCATGGTCTGTAATCGCCTCCGTTGCCTCTTGTCACTAAGAGGCATGCTGTTTTTTGTACTGCTCGATTGTTTCTATGACACTGGAACGATCTAAACCGCCATACATCTCTTTGTTGACGGTAATGACAGGGCCTGATGCGCAGCACCCGATACAGCGGACGGATTCCAGCGTAAAAAGCCTGTCTTGGGTCGTCTGCCCTTCCACGATATCCAGTTTGTCCTTCAGCGCGTCCTTGATCTTTTCCGCGCCCCGGACATGACATGCCGTACCGGTACAAACGCTGACAATATATTTTCCACGAGGTTTGAGAGATATTGTCTTGTAGAAAGTCGCTACGCTATAAACAAGGCTTTCCTTGACGCCAAGTTTTTCAACCAGAACGGGGATAACTTCAACCGGAACATAATTATACAGCTCGCTGATATCCTGCATGACCATCAACAAGGCCTCTTTGTCTCCCCGGTATTTGGAAATAATGTTGTCTACTTCGGCCCAGTCGATACGGACTGTCTCTTTTTCACTCATGGGGATAAACCCTTTCTTCCCTTTTATTTCTTAAAGCTGAAATCAAAGGTAAACACCTTCATGCTGTCCTCGTTAAGAATTAGCCGATACCGGCGTGTACAGAACAGGGCAGTTCTCCACACAGGCACCGCATCCGGTACACCGATCCATCCGGATACTGCGCGCCCGCTTTCTGATTTTAACCTTGAAATTACCCGCCGAGCCTTCGACGGATTCCAGATCCGCGTAAGTGATGATCTCGATGTTCAGGTGCCGGCCGACCTCGACCAGTTTGGGTGAGATCACTCACATGGCACAGTCATTGGTGGGGAAAGTCTTGTCCAGTTGCGCCATGACGCCGCCGACCGAAGGACTTTTCTCCAGCAGATACACATAATAACCGGAATTGGCCAGATCCAGAGCGGCCTGCATGCCGGCGATCCCCCCCCCTGTGACCAGAACGGAGCCGATAACATTATTGCCCATGAACGTTCTCCTGTAGCTATGGATTACAGGTTATTCCACCTTACATAATCCCGGTGCTGTTTTTCAAAAGGTTGATCTTATATTTGACAATAGTAATTATCAACCTTTTTTGTAAAATATTTTGCCTGTATCAGGCATTCTCGCTTCAAAAAAACAATTGGTTGATTATATTTGATATTTACTCATCATTTCCGGCCGTTTCCTACCGTGAAAAGAGGGTATAACACCTTATTGAATAGCAGTTTCCATGATACCGACCGGATTGCCGACCGGATTGCCGTTTGACAGGCGGTCAGGCGATGTTTATGATTGCCCCCCAAAAGCATATAGGGAGTTATCCGATGACCGACGGTTCAGAAAAAGAGCCCTTTAATTTCTGGAAAGACCACTCCAATCAATTCCTGGAAATGGCGCTGGGCGCTTCCAAACGGGGACGGCTGGAAAAAGCCGACGGATACGGCCTGAAAAAAGGCGATTGCGGAGACTCCG
This genomic window from Thermodesulfobacteriota bacterium contains:
- a CDS encoding NAD(P)H-dependent oxidoreductase subunit E, whose amino-acid sequence is MSEKETVRIDWAEVDNIISKYRGDKEALLMVMQDISELYNYVPVEVIPVLVEKLGVKESLVYSVATFYKTISLKPRGKYIVSVCTGTACHVRGAEKIKDALKDKLDIVEGQTTQDRLFTLESVRCIGCCASGPVITVNKEMYGGLDRSSVIETIEQYKKQHAS